DNA sequence from the Deinococcota bacterium genome:
ACGGAAGCGGTGCGTGAAACGTCTGGGTCTGAGATGCCTGGCGCTGAGACAACCGGAGAGTCGGTGAATCCCTGCTACCTCGATAAGCGCCTGGTAGCCGAAGCCCGCGCCGCGCTTGGGGATGAGCGGTTTGCCGCGGCTTGGGCCGAGGGGAGGGCGCTGGACTTGGGAGAGGCGTGGGCCAAGGGGCGAGAGATGGACTTCGGTGAGGCCGTGCTCTCCTCGCTAGCTGCCGTCACTTCCTACGAGCCCGCGCTCCCTTCCAAGGCCCCTGCCGGTAGGCAGACCAGTCGCAGCGGGATTAGCCGAGACTAGTGGTCTGTCAGTCTCCTTTTGATGGGTCATTGCGAGGAGCGAAGCGGGTTTCGCGAAGCACTCCGCAGGATTCGCGCAGCTTCCCGAAGAGGCGAAGTCGTGCGAAGCAACGTGGCAATCTCACGCCTCGCTCTTCATCGGAGATTGCTTCGCTTCGCTCGCAATGTTCGCGCAGCACCCCGCAGGGACAATCCGTCATTTCTGCCTTGACGGACCACTAGTCAGGTCCTCGATGCGCCGTTTCTGCTTTGCGCGAACTCGAGCCATGCGACATTTTCTAGAAAGAGTTAGTCATTTCTACAAAACCGTGTTATGCTAGGCGCATGCGCCAGTTCAGCATCAAGAATGCTCGAGCAGGTCTGCTGCTCGAGCAGATCACCCGCCTCACGGGAGAGGGCAAGACCGAAGCGGTCGTCCACGCTCTAGAACTCTACCAGTCTAAGCTGTTGGGCAAGCGTGAAGCTGAGGCGGTCATTAACTCAATTAGGCAGGCCGTTCACCCCTATGTCTTGCCCGCGTATAGAGGGAAGGCACCCGATAAGTCCGAGATAGAGGACGAACTAGGCATGCCCTGATGGTCGTCGACACAAGCGTCATTCTACACGTTTTTTTCGAGGAGCCGGGCTGGGAAACAAGCGTCGCTTATCTGTTGCGTCAAGAGGTCCGGCTGCTCTCGGCCGCATCGCTCGTCGAGGTGCAAGCTGTCATTGCG
Encoded proteins:
- a CDS encoding type II toxin-antitoxin system VapB family antitoxin; translation: MRQFSIKNARAGLLLEQITRLTGEGKTEAVVHALELYQSKLLGKREAEAVINSIRQAVHPYVLPAYRGKAPDKSEIEDELGMP